A genomic window from Lycium barbarum isolate Lr01 chromosome 4, ASM1917538v2, whole genome shotgun sequence includes:
- the LOC132635166 gene encoding vacuolar protein sorting 38-like isoform X1, with amino-acid sequence MESKKVALLCEEIQNKKDKNVKLIQWEDYEQELARLCSLTSALNEAKQKKQLVQQKLQSLIQVEAESLSCLNELDEMKEKLDSRKLVMGNMSMHSKVVKEKVKKQEEQLSSDIRSLLVAGTSLSAASKRLQDASRSLAGERGYGHLRTLQRVLRTRQQYMVSQVQLLYPVRVAVGQSPEQELESFNNSFNSGNTDGSKPLDQGSLTIAGLHLTVFTKMSFFTVKKEVQRSATALGYVAHVVTLMASYLQVPLRYPLRLGGSRSYIRDYAPSIEPPSSSDLTSSSSVCANSRPVEFPLFLDGQDSTRAAYAVFLLNKDIEQLLNYIGGRSLGPRHVLANLKELLRTLLSPEYIDT; translated from the exons AAAGACAAAAATGTGAAGTTAATACAGTGGGAAGATTATGAACAAGAATTAGCTCGTTTGTGTAGTCTTACATCTGCTCTTAATGAAGCTAAACAGAAAAAACAATTGGTTCAGCAGAAATTACAGTCCCTTATACAG GTAGAAGCAGAGTCACTAAGTTGTTTGAATGAGCTTGATGAGATGAAAGAAAAACTAGATTCTAGAAAATTGGTGATGGGAAACATGTCGATGCATTCTAAAGTTGTCAAAGAGAAAGTCAAGAAGCAAGAGGAGCAACTCAGTAGTGACATCCGGTCACTTTTGGTTGCAGGGACTTCTCTTTCTGCAGCTAGCAAGCGCTTGCAG GATGCAAGTAGGTCCCTAGCTGGGGAAAGGGGTTATGGTCATCTTAGAACCTTGCAGAGAGTATTGAGAACGAGACAACAGTATATGGTGTCTCAAGTTCAGCTGCTTTATCCCGTGAGGGTTGCAGTTGGACAGTCACCTGAGCAAGAACTTGAATCATTCAACAACAGTTTCAATTCAG GTAACACTGATGGGTCAAAACCTTTAGATCAAGGATCCTTGACCATTGCAGGTCTACATTTAACGGTGTTCACGAAGATGAGTTTCTTTACTGTTAAGAAGGAGGTTCAGAGGTCTGCAACTGCCCTGGGATATGTTGCACAC GTTGTCACACTTATGGCATCTTACTTACAAGTTCCTCTACGTTATCCTTTGAGATTAGGAGGATCTCGATCATATATCCGTGATTATGCACCTTCAATAGAACCTCCTTCATCATCTGATTTAACATCTAGTTCCTCAGTTTGCGCTAATTCAAGGCCCGTGGAATTTCCTCTATTTTTAGATGGCCAAGACTCAACAAGAGCGGCTTATGCTGTATTCTTGCTGAATAAG GATATAGAACAGCTTCTGAATTATATTGGCGGCAGAAGTTTAGGGCCCCGACATGTACTAGCTAATTTGAAAGAGCTTCTTAGGACATTACTTTCTCCGGAGTATATAGACACATGA
- the LOC132635166 gene encoding vacuolar protein sorting 38-like isoform X2: MKLNRKNNWFSRNYSPLYSPLVSGWQHGSQVEAESLSCLNELDEMKEKLDSRKLVMGNMSMHSKVVKEKVKKQEEQLSSDIRSLLVAGTSLSAASKRLQDASRSLAGERGYGHLRTLQRVLRTRQQYMVSQVQLLYPVRVAVGQSPEQELESFNNSFNSGNTDGSKPLDQGSLTIAGLHLTVFTKMSFFTVKKEVQRSATALGYVAHVVTLMASYLQVPLRYPLRLGGSRSYIRDYAPSIEPPSSSDLTSSSSVCANSRPVEFPLFLDGQDSTRAAYAVFLLNKDIEQLLNYIGGRSLGPRHVLANLKELLRTLLSPEYIDT, translated from the exons ATGAAGCTAAACAGAAAAAACAATTGGTTCAGCAGAAATTACAGTCCCTTATACAG CCCGCTTGTTAGCGGGTGGCAACATGGTTCTCAGGTAGAAGCAGAGTCACTAAGTTGTTTGAATGAGCTTGATGAGATGAAAGAAAAACTAGATTCTAGAAAATTGGTGATGGGAAACATGTCGATGCATTCTAAAGTTGTCAAAGAGAAAGTCAAGAAGCAAGAGGAGCAACTCAGTAGTGACATCCGGTCACTTTTGGTTGCAGGGACTTCTCTTTCTGCAGCTAGCAAGCGCTTGCAG GATGCAAGTAGGTCCCTAGCTGGGGAAAGGGGTTATGGTCATCTTAGAACCTTGCAGAGAGTATTGAGAACGAGACAACAGTATATGGTGTCTCAAGTTCAGCTGCTTTATCCCGTGAGGGTTGCAGTTGGACAGTCACCTGAGCAAGAACTTGAATCATTCAACAACAGTTTCAATTCAG GTAACACTGATGGGTCAAAACCTTTAGATCAAGGATCCTTGACCATTGCAGGTCTACATTTAACGGTGTTCACGAAGATGAGTTTCTTTACTGTTAAGAAGGAGGTTCAGAGGTCTGCAACTGCCCTGGGATATGTTGCACAC GTTGTCACACTTATGGCATCTTACTTACAAGTTCCTCTACGTTATCCTTTGAGATTAGGAGGATCTCGATCATATATCCGTGATTATGCACCTTCAATAGAACCTCCTTCATCATCTGATTTAACATCTAGTTCCTCAGTTTGCGCTAATTCAAGGCCCGTGGAATTTCCTCTATTTTTAGATGGCCAAGACTCAACAAGAGCGGCTTATGCTGTATTCTTGCTGAATAAG GATATAGAACAGCTTCTGAATTATATTGGCGGCAGAAGTTTAGGGCCCCGACATGTACTAGCTAATTTGAAAGAGCTTCTTAGGACATTACTTTCTCCGGAGTATATAGACACATGA
- the LOC132635166 gene encoding vacuolar protein sorting 38-like isoform X3 encodes MKLNRKNNWFSRNYSPLYSGWQHGSQVEAESLSCLNELDEMKEKLDSRKLVMGNMSMHSKVVKEKVKKQEEQLSSDIRSLLVAGTSLSAASKRLQDASRSLAGERGYGHLRTLQRVLRTRQQYMVSQVQLLYPVRVAVGQSPEQELESFNNSFNSGNTDGSKPLDQGSLTIAGLHLTVFTKMSFFTVKKEVQRSATALGYVAHVVTLMASYLQVPLRYPLRLGGSRSYIRDYAPSIEPPSSSDLTSSSSVCANSRPVEFPLFLDGQDSTRAAYAVFLLNKDIEQLLNYIGGRSLGPRHVLANLKELLRTLLSPEYIDT; translated from the exons ATGAAGCTAAACAGAAAAAACAATTGGTTCAGCAGAAATTACAGTCCCTTATACAG CGGGTGGCAACATGGTTCTCAGGTAGAAGCAGAGTCACTAAGTTGTTTGAATGAGCTTGATGAGATGAAAGAAAAACTAGATTCTAGAAAATTGGTGATGGGAAACATGTCGATGCATTCTAAAGTTGTCAAAGAGAAAGTCAAGAAGCAAGAGGAGCAACTCAGTAGTGACATCCGGTCACTTTTGGTTGCAGGGACTTCTCTTTCTGCAGCTAGCAAGCGCTTGCAG GATGCAAGTAGGTCCCTAGCTGGGGAAAGGGGTTATGGTCATCTTAGAACCTTGCAGAGAGTATTGAGAACGAGACAACAGTATATGGTGTCTCAAGTTCAGCTGCTTTATCCCGTGAGGGTTGCAGTTGGACAGTCACCTGAGCAAGAACTTGAATCATTCAACAACAGTTTCAATTCAG GTAACACTGATGGGTCAAAACCTTTAGATCAAGGATCCTTGACCATTGCAGGTCTACATTTAACGGTGTTCACGAAGATGAGTTTCTTTACTGTTAAGAAGGAGGTTCAGAGGTCTGCAACTGCCCTGGGATATGTTGCACAC GTTGTCACACTTATGGCATCTTACTTACAAGTTCCTCTACGTTATCCTTTGAGATTAGGAGGATCTCGATCATATATCCGTGATTATGCACCTTCAATAGAACCTCCTTCATCATCTGATTTAACATCTAGTTCCTCAGTTTGCGCTAATTCAAGGCCCGTGGAATTTCCTCTATTTTTAGATGGCCAAGACTCAACAAGAGCGGCTTATGCTGTATTCTTGCTGAATAAG GATATAGAACAGCTTCTGAATTATATTGGCGGCAGAAGTTTAGGGCCCCGACATGTACTAGCTAATTTGAAAGAGCTTCTTAGGACATTACTTTCTCCGGAGTATATAGACACATGA
- the LOC132635167 gene encoding pentatricopeptide repeat-containing protein At4g16835, mitochondrial has protein sequence MYYQLHFRHKVCFLTFLSYNGHICISFSSCYRNPNDTSNPEVLPSSKLVHSSNIKFSRNGHFPYNCRPDDVVLSNKKITSFIRCGDLDSALRVFESVKVKTVITWNSILAGFSRKPGYVKEARQLFDKIPEPNVVSYNTMLACYWRNSDIQAAKSFFDQMLVKDVASWNTMISGFSQNGLMGEAEKLFRVMPVRNEVTWNAMVAGYVESGELESALELFREAPVKGVIARTAIVTGYMRLGNVEMAEKMFREMSEKSMVTWNTMISGYIENGRAEDGMKLIKKMMGSGIKVNDSTLSSLLLGCSNLSALKLGKQVHQHVVKSPLYFDMTVGTSLISMYSKCGVLEDAWKLFLEMPRKDVVTWNAMISGYAQHGESKKALCLFDEMRSKRIRPDWITFVGVLSACNHAGLVDLGIQYFEQMQSDYGVKPKPDHYTCMVDLLGRAGKLNEAVDLIREMNFKPHIALFGSLLGACRIHRNLEVAEFAAKNLLVLEPTNAAGYVQLANVYAAKNQWDGVSKVRKSMKENKVIKTPGYSWMEVGRVVHEFRSGDRLHPDIESIRMKLKDLEKKMKLAGYVPDLDSSLHDVGEEQKEQLLLWHSEKLAIAFGLMKLPAGMPIRIFKNLRVCGDCHQATKVISAIENREIIVRDTTRFHHFKNGACSCGDYW, from the coding sequence ATGTACTATCAACTTCACTTTAGACACAAAGTTTGCTTCCTTACTTTCTTGTCATACAATGGCCATATTTGTATCTCTTTTAGCTCCTGTTATCGAAACCCAAACGACACTTCGAACCCAGAAGTATTGCCTTCGTCCAAATTGGTACACTCCAGTAACATAAAATTTTCAAGAAATGGTCACTTTCCGTACAATTGCAGACCTGATGATGTGGTATTGTCAAACAAGAAAATTACCAGTTTTATTCGATGTGGGGATTTAGATTCTGCGCTTAGAGTTTTCGAGAGCGTTAAGGTTAAGACAGTAATTACATGGAATTCAATCTTGGctggattttcaagaaaacctggATATGTAAAAGAAGCTCGCCAACTGTTTGATAAAATTCCTGAACCAAATGTTGTGTCGTATAATACGATGTTAGCTTGTTATTGGAGAAATTCTGATATCCAGGCTGCTAAAAGTTTCTTTGATCAAATGCTAGTTAAAGATGTTGCTTCCTGGAATACAATGATTTCGGGGTTTTCACAAAATGGACTAATGGGTGAAGCCGAAAAGTTGTTTCGGGTAATGCCGGTGAGGAATGAGGTTACTTGGAATGCTATGGTAGCTGGGTATGTTGAGTCTGGTGAATTGGAATCAGCATTGGAGTTGTTTAGGGAAGCTCCTGTGAAAGGTGTGATTGCTAGGACAGCGATTGTGACGGGGTATATGAGATTAGGAAACGTTGAAATGGCGGAAAAGATGTTTCGAGAGATGTCTGAGAAGAGTATGGTAACGTGGAACACTATGATTTCGGGTTACATTGAGAATGGGAGAGCGGAGGATGGTATGAAGTTGATCAAGAAAATGATGGGGTCGGGTATAAAGGTGAACGACTCAACGTTGAGTAGTCTTTTACTAGGTTGTAGTAATTTATCTGCATTGAAGTTAGGGAAGCAAGTTCATCAGCATGTGGTGAAGTCCCCCCTGTACTTTGATATGACGGTGGGGACTTCATTGATTAGCATGTATAGCAAGTGTGGAGTTTTGGAGGATGCGTGGAAATTGTTTCTTGAGATGCCAAGAAAGGATGTTGTCACTTGGAATGCGATGATTTCGGGGTATGCTCAACATGGGGAAAGCAAGAAGGCACTTTGTTTGTTTGATGAGATGAGGAGTAAACGAATAAGACCAGATTGGATAACCTTTGTTGGGGTTCTTTCAGCATGTAACCATGCAGGTTTGGTCGATCTTGGAATTCAGTATTTTGAGCAAATGCAGAGTGATTATGGTGTTAAGCCAAAACCAGACCACTACACTTGTATGGTCGACCTCCTTGGACGAGCTGGAAAGCTAAACGAAGCTGTGGATTTGATAAGAGAAATGAATTTCAAACCCCATATAGCGCTATTTGGATCACTTTTGGGTGCTTGTAGGATCCACAGAAACTTAGAAGTAGCAGAGTTTGCTGCCAAAAACTTGCTTGTCCTTGAACCTACAAATGCAGCAGGCTATGTCCAACTTGCTAATGTTTATGCAGCCAAAAACCAATGGGATGGTGTTTCTAAAGTTAGAAAATCAATGAAAGAGAACAAAGTTATCAAAACACCAGGATATAGTTGGATGGAGGTTGGGAGAGTGGTCCATGAGTTCAGATCAGGAGATAGACTTCATCCAGATATCGAAAGCATACGAATGAAACTAAAAGATcttgaaaagaaaatgaagttaGCAGGTTATGTGCCTGATCTTGACTCTTCGTTACACGATGTCGGTGAGGAACAGAAAGAGCAACTACTTCTCTGGCACAGTGAGAAACTAGCAATTGCCTTTGGTTTAATGAAATTACCAGCAGGAATGCCAATTAGGATATTCAAGAACCTCAGAGTTTGTGGAGATTGCCACCAAGCCACTAAAGTTATTTCAGCAATAGAAAATAGGGAAATCATTGTCAGAGACACAACTAGGTTTCACCATTTCAAAAATGGAGCTTGTTCTTGTGGTGATTACTGGTAA
- the LOC132635168 gene encoding GTP-binding protein YPTM2, which translates to MNPEYDYLFKLLLIGDSGVGKSCLLLRFADDSYLESYISTIGVDFKIRTVEQDGKTIKLQIWDTAGQERFRTITSSYYRGAHGIIVVYDVTDQESFNNVKQWLSEIDRYASDNVNKLLVGNKCDLTAQKVVSTETAQAFADEIGIPFMETSAKSATNVEQAFMAMAASIKNRMASQPASNNARPPTVQIRGQPVNQKSGCCSS; encoded by the exons ATGAATCCAGAATA CGACTATCTTTTCAAGCTTTTGCTTATTGGAGATTCGGGTGTTGGCAAATCGTGTCTCCTTCTGAGATTTGCT GATGATTCATATCTTGAGAGTTACATTAGTACCATTGGTGTGGACTTT AAAATCCGCACTGTTGAACAGGATGGGAAAACCATTAAACTTCAAATT TGGGATACTGCTGGTCAAGAACGTTTTAGGACAATTACCAGCAGTTACTATCGCGGTGCACACGGCATAATT GTGGTTTATGATGTAACCGACCAAGAGAGCTTCAACAATGTCAAGCAATGGTTGAGTGAAATAGACCGATATGCAAGTGATAATGTGAACAAACTTCTTGTTGGAAATAAGTGTGATCTCACAGCACAGAAGGTAGTTTCCACAGAGACAGCTCAG GCTTTTGCTGATGAGATTGGCATACCTTTCATGGAAACAAGTGCAAAAAGTGCCACTAATGTAGAACAGGCTTTCATGGCTATGGCTGCTTCAATCAAGAACAG AATGGCAAGCCAACCGGCATCAAACAATGCACGACCCCCAACTGTGCAGATCCGTGGACAACCCGTCAACCAGAAGAGCGGTTGCTGTTCATCTTGA